A single window of Vigna unguiculata cultivar IT97K-499-35 chromosome 1, ASM411807v1, whole genome shotgun sequence DNA harbors:
- the LOC114191047 gene encoding pectinesterase-like, with product MAMAFNSFYALTLFVSLLLSFFTSISIADNSHAVVPPETLCHSTLDPSYCKFVLANQNGSIYEYCQISVRKSLSQSRKFLNTMYSYLQNPSSLSQPTILALEDCQILSELNFEYLSTTLDTVDKAKDVLPTSQTDDVHTLLSAVLTNQQTCLDGLQTSASDPRVKNGLFSQLLDDMKLNSVSLYLFTKAWVPENRIWQPHGAIQNDGMSNKVRAIYDSAKGQGRKLLQTSDDSESVLVSDIVVVSKDGTGNFTTINDAIAAAPNNTAVTDGYFIIVISEGIYQEYVSIAKNKKFLMLIGNGINRTIITGDHNVVDGSTTFNSATFAVVGQGFVAVNITFRNTAGPSKHQAVAVRNGADMSTFYSCSFEGYQDTLYTHSLRQFYRECDIYGTVDFIFGNAAVVLQNCNMYPRLPLSGQFNAITAQGRTDPNQNTGISIQNATIKAAQDLAPKVGTVETYLGRPWKEYSRTVYIRSFMDSLIAPAGWHEWNGSFALSTLYYAEYDNMGPGSNTANRVNWSGFHVIDATDAANFTVSSFLDGDDWVPRTSIPYQTSL from the exons ATGGCTATGGCTTTTAACAGCTTTTACGCTCTCACACTCTTCGTTTCCCTTCTGCTATCCTTCTTCACCTCGATTTCCATAGCTGATAATAGCCATGCAGTTGTTCCACCAGAAACCCTATGCCACTCGACCTTGGACCCTTCTTACTGCAAATTTGTTCTTGCTAATCAAAATGGCAGCATATATGAGTATTGCCAAATTTCTGTTCGAAAATCCCTGTCCCAGTCTCGTAAGTTCTTGAACACGATGTACTCATATCTTCAAAATCCCTCCTCTCTCTCCCAACCCACAATCCTCGCTCTTGAAGATTGCCAAATACTTTCTGAACTAAACTTTGAATACTTATCGACGACACTTGACACTGTTGATAAAGCTAAGGATGTTCTTCCCACCTCTCAAACAGACGATGTTCACACATTGCTTAGTGCTGTTTTGACAAATCAGCAAACTTGTTTAGACGGTCTTCAAACCTCGGCTTCAGATCCAAGAGTGAAGAATGGTCTTTTTTCCCAACTCTTGGATGATATGAAGCTTAACAGTGTCTCACTTTATTTGTTCACCAAGGCTTGGGTTCCTGAGAACAGAATATGGCAACCCCATGGAGCCATCCAGAATGATGGTATGTCGAACAAAGTTCGCGCCATTTATGATTCTGCGAAAGGTCAGGGGAGAAAACTACTACAAACATCGGATGACAGTGAAAGCGTTTTGGTGAGTGACATTGTGGTGGTTAGTAAAGATGGAACTGGAAACTTTACCACCATAAACGATGCCATAGCTGCAGCACCAAATAACACAGCTGTTACCGATGGCTACTTCATTATTGTTATCAGTGAGGGTATATATCAAGAGTATGTATCCATAGCCAAAAACAAGAAGTTCTTGATGTTAATTGGAAATGGAATCAATCGGACAATTATAACTGGCGATCACAACGTTGTGGATGGCTCTACAACATTCAACTCAGCCACATTTG CTGTGGTAGGACAAGGATTCGTAGCTGTGAACATAACATTCCGCAACACTGCTGGGCCAAGCAAGCACCAAGCAGTTGCAGTAAGAAATGGAGCAGATATGTCCACCTTCTATAGCTGTAGTTTCGAAGGGTACCAAGACACTTTATACACTCATTCTCTGAGACAGTTTTATCGAGAATGTGACATATATGGCACAGTTGACTTCATATTTGGAAATGCAGCTGTTGTTTTGCAAAACTGCAACATGTATCCTCGCCTTCCATTGAGTGGACAATTCAATGCCATCACTGCACAAGGTCGAACTGATCCAAACCAAAACACAGGCATTTCCATACAAAATGCCACCATAAAAGCTGCACAGGATTTGGCTCCAAAGGTTGGAACTGTGGAAACATACCTTGGAAGGCCATGGAAGGAGTACTCAAGAACTGTTTATATACGGTCTTTCATGGATAGTTTGATAGCTCCTGCTGGTTGGCATGAATGGAATGGGAGTTTCGCACTCAGCACATTGTACTACGCAGAATATGATAACATGGGTCCTGGTTCAAACACTGCAAACCGAGTTAATTGGTCTGGGTTTCATGTTATTGATGCCACTGATGCAGCCAATTTTACTGTCTCTAGCTTCTTGGATGGGGATGATTGGGTGCCTCGAACCAGCATTCCGTACCAGACATCTTTGTAA
- the LOC114177914 gene encoding probable pectinesterase/pectinesterase inhibitor 20 — MAFKNLSFLTLCVSLVLSSLSPISIASNNKRDVVPPETLCKSTVHPSYCKTLLANQNGTIFDYGRISVRKSLSQSRKFLNLVNSFLQDRSSLSLPTTRALEDCQFLAEQNFEYLSNALDNVDKASDDLPTTEAEDQQTMLSATLTNQETCLESLQSTASDERVKSELLSSLSDDTKLHSVSLDLFIKGWVPEKKISTSWQPNGRHLEFHNGRLPLRMSNRVRAIYDSARGHGRKLLQDSSESVLVSDIVVVSQDGNGTFTTINDAIAAAPNNTAASAGYFLILVTAGVYQEYVSIPKNKKYLMMIGDGINQTIITGDHNVVDNFTTFNSATFAVVAQGFVAVNMTFRNTAGPSKNQAVAVRNGADLSTFYSCSFEGYQDTLYTHSLRQFYRECDIYGTVDFIFGNAAVVFQTCNMYPRLPLSGQFNAITAQGRTDPNQNTGTSIQNATIKAAADLAPAVGSVQTYLGRPWKEYSRTVYMQSFMDSLINPAGWHLWSGDFALTTLYYAEYNNTGPGSSTQNRVTWSGYHVINATDAANFTVSNFLGGDSWLPQTGVPYSSGLI; from the exons ATGGCTTTTAAGAACCTGTCCTTTCTTACGCTCTGTGTTTCTCTTGTGTTATCCTCCTTGTCACCGATTTCCATAGCTTCTAATAATAAACGTGATGTTGTTCCCCCAGAAACTTTGTGCAAATCCACCGTACATCCTTCCTACTGCAAAACCCTGCTTGCTAATCAAAACGGCACAATCTTTGACTATGGTCGAATTTCTGTCCGAAAGTCCTTGTCCCAGTCCCGCAAATTCTTAAACCTAGTAAACTCATTCCTCCAAGACAGATCCTCTTTGTCTCTTCCCACAACTCGCGCCCTTGAAGACTGTCAATTCCTCGCTGAACAAAACTTCGAATACTTATCAAACGCACTCGACAATGTCGATAAAGCTAGCGATGATCTTCCCACCACTGAAGCTGAAGACCAGCAAACCATGCTTAGTGCCACTTTGACAAACCAAGAAACGTGTTTAGAAAGCTTACAGAGCACAGCTTCCGATGAAAGAGTGAAGAGTGAACTTCTCTCATCACTCTCTGATGACACGAAGCTTCACAGTGTTTCCCTTGACCTGTTCATCAAGGGTTGGGTGCCTGAGAAGAAAATCTCAACATCGTGGCAACCCAATGGGAGACACTTGGAGTTCCACAACGGTCGTTTACCATTGAGGATGTCTAACCGTGTACGTGCCATCTATGATTCTGCTAGAGGTCACGGCAGAAAACTGCTTCAAGATAGCAGCGAGAGTGTACTGGTCAGCGATATTGTGGTTGTTAGTCAGGACGGAAACGGGACCTTCACTACCATCAACGATGCTATAGCAGCTGCGCCAAATAACACAGCTGCTTCTGCTggttactttttaattttagtcaCTGCAGGTGTGTACCAGGAGTATGTCTCCATACCCAAAAACAAGAAGTACTTGATGATGATCGGAGATGGGATCAATCAAACGATTATCACCGGTGATCACAACGTTGTCGATAACTTCACAACATTCAACTCAGCAACATTTG CTGTGGTAGCACAAGGGTTTGTAGCTGTTAACATGACATTCCGAAACACTGCTGGGCCAAGCAAGAACCAAGCGGTTGCAGTGAGAAACGGAGCTGATTTGTCAACTTTTTACAGCTGCAGCTTCGAGGGGTATCAAGACACCTTGTACACGCATTCCCTTAGACAGTTTTACCGTGAATGTGACATCTACGGTACCGTTGACTTCATATTCGGAAATGCTGCGGTTGTTTTCCAAACATGTAACATGTATCCACGGCTTCCCTTGAGTGGTCAATTCAACGCCATCACTGCACAAGGCAGAACAGACCCAAATCAAAACACAGGCACTTCTATTCAGAACGCAACTATAAAAGCTGCTGCTGATTTGGCTCCCGCAGTTGGTAGCGTGCAAACATATCTTGGGAGGCCATGGAAAGAGTACTCAAGAACAGTTTATATGCAGAGTTTCATGGATAGTTTGATAAATCCTGCTGGGTGGCATCTATGGAGTGGGGATTTTGCCCTAACCACCTTATACTATGCAGAGTACAATAACACAGGACCTGGTTCAAGCACCCAAAACCGTGTAACGTGGTCTGGTTATCATGTTATCAATGCTACTGATGCGGCTAACTTTACTGTGTCTAACTTCTTGGGCGGGGATAGTTGGCTTCCTCAAACTGGCGTTCCATACAGTAGTGGATTGATATAA